A single region of the Deinococcus malanensis genome encodes:
- a CDS encoding DUF2254 family protein, which produces MRGRLAATWVGVRDSFWFLPALMALGGVVLAELVINLDERVGLSSLRGLPWVYGGSADGARSMLAVMTARDGWQSSSQDCSELGPSLCPFSWPTGVA; this is translated from the coding sequence GTGAGAGGACGCCTGGCAGCCACCTGGGTGGGCGTTCGGGACAGCTTCTGGTTTCTGCCTGCCTTGATGGCGCTGGGAGGTGTCGTGCTGGCGGAACTGGTTATCAACCTCGACGAGCGTGTGGGCCTGAGCTCCCTTCGTGGGTTGCCCTGGGTCTACGGCGGTAGCGCAGACGGGGCACGCTCGATGCTCGCGGTCATGACCGCACGTGACGGCTGGCAATCCAGTTCCCAAGACTGCTCGGAACTTGGCCCTTCGCTATGCCCCTTCAGCTGGCCAACGGGCGTTGCCTGA
- a CDS encoding HAD family hydrolase, translating to MTSKHTDTTRTHPETPRIALVFDFDDTLAPDTWDGLLSDLGLDPDEFDRKHIDPLLQDGWSSIPARFYALVNASGTQVETITRERLAAYGRNLTPYEGVKDMFSLLRERAARITPEVEVLFYVVSSGFADIIRATDIAEHFDGIWGCDFHFGANGEIEFPKVIVEHTEKPRYLHLVEKGVNKYQDRPAYEVFRHLPEEELHVPLHQMIYVGDGSSDVACFVLLTSHHGVALGVNKPGAPVHWGKDGIDTEERIDDIAAPDYTEGSELMRSLCLAVDSICSRIAIAGQPDRE from the coding sequence ATGACTTCAAAACACACAGACACCACCCGCACACACCCGGAAACCCCTCGCATCGCGCTGGTGTTCGACTTTGACGACACGCTCGCACCGGATACCTGGGACGGGCTCCTCAGCGACCTGGGCCTTGACCCGGATGAATTTGACCGCAAGCACATAGACCCGCTGCTCCAGGACGGCTGGAGCTCGATTCCAGCAAGATTTTACGCGTTGGTCAACGCTTCCGGTACACAGGTCGAGACCATCACGCGGGAGCGTCTTGCCGCGTATGGACGCAACCTCACTCCCTATGAAGGAGTGAAGGACATGTTCAGCCTTCTGCGTGAGCGCGCGGCACGGATCACGCCGGAGGTCGAAGTGCTGTTCTACGTCGTGAGCTCGGGGTTCGCGGACATCATCCGTGCCACTGACATCGCCGAACATTTCGACGGCATCTGGGGATGCGATTTTCACTTCGGAGCGAACGGCGAGATTGAGTTTCCAAAAGTAATTGTCGAGCACACGGAGAAACCCCGTTACCTTCACCTCGTGGAGAAGGGCGTCAACAAGTACCAGGACCGTCCAGCGTACGAAGTGTTCCGGCACCTGCCGGAAGAAGAACTGCACGTTCCCCTTCACCAGATGATCTACGTGGGTGACGGTAGCAGTGACGTGGCCTGCTTTGTCCTGCTCACGTCACATCATGGTGTGGCACTGGGAGTGAACAAACCGGGAGCGCCTGTTCACTGGGGCAAGGACGGTATTGACACCGAAGAGCGGATCGATGACATTGCCGCACCGGATTACACCGAAGGTTCAGAACTGATGCGGTCGCTGTGCCTGGCGGTGGATAGCATCTGCTCACGCATCGCGATCGCAGGTCAGCCTGACCGGGAGTAA
- a CDS encoding YetF domain-containing protein, which produces MLSALAFVLPWFGKLVKGTASVVVQDGVMQTGPMRRLLVTHDDLRLQASVDDTAIVQVTRLERSGQLSVITAKTGPTVQELRSKPACRLFG; this is translated from the coding sequence ATGCTGTCGGCCCTAGCGTTCGTCCTGCCGTGGTTCGGCAAGCTGGTGAAAGGCACCGCGAGCGTGGTGGTGCAGGATGGGGTGATGCAGACTGGCCCCATGCGGCGCCTGCTGGTCACGCATGATGATTTGCGGTTGCAGGCCAGCGTGGACGACACAGCCATTGTGCAGGTAACGCGGCTTGAACGCAGCGGGCAACTGAGTGTCATTACCGCCAAGACCGGGCCAACAGTCCAGGAGTTGAGGTCGAAGCCGGCGTGCAGACTGTTCGGATAG
- a CDS encoding DNA repair helicase XPB, which produces MSFDPSNPLIVQADRSVFLEAFNPRAEAAQTDIAPFAELISSPEHLHTYRVTPLSLWNAASAGLTADDIVGALARHAKFPLPDNVATDVRELVGRWGRLKLEQYDFALLLIVAPGDEALLTELGRHKEIRPLLGEVMSPTVVTVPAAHRGVLKQQLIEVGWPVDDQAGYTDGAAFAVQLSATLQVRDYQQEAAEAFYRAGSEKGGSGVVVLAPGAGKTVVGMVAMSLVGQRTLVLTTNRTSINQWYRELLNKTDLSPEDVSEYAAGKALTPVTLCTYQMLTHRKRGSLSGDDGAYPHLALIGASEWGLIIYDEVHLLPAPVFRLTAEVQARRRLGLTATLIREDGREGDVFALIGPKRYDQPWKTLEAQGWIAQAHCLEVRLRLPPEERVQYAVAPDQDKHRIAAENPAKRTVLRQVMARHSGLPTLIIGQFLDQLELIGADLEVPVITGKTPQRTREDLFQAFREGRLKTLVLSKVGNFALDLPDAEVLIQVSGAFGSRQEEAQRLGRLLRPKADGRAAYFYSLVTRETSEEDFAHHRQLFLAAQGYSYGILDEDEV; this is translated from the coding sequence ATGTCGTTCGATCCGTCGAATCCTCTCATAGTGCAGGCAGACCGAAGTGTGTTTCTGGAGGCGTTTAATCCCCGTGCAGAAGCGGCACAGACAGACATTGCGCCGTTTGCAGAACTGATCAGCAGCCCCGAGCATCTGCACACCTATCGGGTCACGCCCCTGTCGCTGTGGAACGCGGCTAGCGCGGGCCTGACGGCAGACGACATCGTGGGCGCCCTGGCCCGGCACGCCAAATTTCCGCTGCCCGACAATGTGGCCACGGACGTCCGCGAACTGGTGGGTCGCTGGGGCCGCCTGAAGCTGGAACAGTACGACTTCGCGCTGCTGCTGATCGTCGCGCCCGGCGACGAGGCCCTGCTGACCGAACTCGGGCGCCACAAGGAGATCAGGCCGCTGCTGGGCGAGGTGATGTCGCCCACAGTTGTGACCGTTCCGGCGGCGCACCGGGGGGTGCTCAAGCAGCAGCTGATCGAGGTTGGCTGGCCGGTGGACGATCAAGCCGGCTACACCGATGGCGCCGCCTTCGCGGTGCAGCTCTCGGCAACACTTCAGGTGCGCGACTATCAACAGGAAGCCGCCGAAGCGTTCTACCGCGCCGGCAGCGAGAAGGGCGGGTCGGGTGTGGTGGTCCTGGCCCCGGGCGCAGGAAAAACGGTGGTGGGCATGGTCGCCATGAGCCTGGTCGGGCAGCGGACCCTGGTGCTGACCACCAACCGGACCAGCATCAATCAGTGGTACCGGGAATTACTGAACAAAACGGACCTGAGCCCCGAGGACGTCAGCGAGTACGCCGCCGGGAAAGCACTGACCCCAGTGACGCTGTGCACCTACCAGATGCTCACCCACCGCAAGCGGGGCAGTCTGAGTGGGGATGACGGCGCCTACCCGCATCTGGCATTGATCGGCGCTTCTGAATGGGGGCTGATCATTTATGACGAGGTTCACCTGCTGCCGGCTCCGGTGTTCCGCCTGACCGCCGAGGTGCAGGCCCGCCGCCGCCTGGGCCTGACCGCCACCCTGATCCGCGAGGACGGGCGCGAAGGCGACGTGTTCGCGCTCATCGGCCCCAAGCGCTATGACCAGCCCTGGAAGACCCTGGAAGCGCAGGGCTGGATTGCCCAGGCCCACTGCCTGGAAGTCCGGCTGCGTCTGCCGCCAGAAGAGCGTGTGCAGTACGCGGTCGCCCCGGACCAGGACAAGCACCGCATTGCCGCCGAGAACCCAGCCAAGCGCACGGTGCTGCGGCAAGTGATGGCGCGGCACAGCGGCCTGCCGACGCTAATAATCGGGCAGTTTCTGGATCAGCTCGAACTGATAGGCGCCGACCTGGAGGTCCCCGTGATCACCGGCAAGACGCCGCAGCGCACCCGCGAGGACCTCTTCCAGGCTTTCCGGGAGGGCCGCCTGAAGACGCTGGTGCTGTCCAAGGTCGGCAACTTCGCCCTGGATCTGCCTGACGCTGAAGTTCTTATTCAGGTTTCAGGAGCTTTCGGGTCGCGGCAGGAGGAAGCGCAGCGCCTGGGGCGGCTGCTGCGGCCCAAGGCCGACGGCCGCGCCGCCTATTTCTATTCTCTGGTCACCCGCGAAACCAGCGAGGAGGACTTTGCCCACCACCGCCAGCTGTTTCTGGCCGCACAAGGCTACTCTTACGGCATTCTGGATGAAGATGAGGTCTGA
- a CDS encoding helicase-associated domain-containing protein, which translates to MSAPNSSLSHSALDPSPLHLEDMADVFGTGHFNRVARRYSGEKGINGKAAAREALSRTFADARRLDALAASLHPTELQLLGELRRHGGAMDGWALYTFARLRGLKAPPVKLSPSSSNLFEGYQGADFPGADLIWSLFADGLLVPVSVPNHWLRDSYAYYRHRPFPNLPATWVLADPRLLTHLPPVETVPLTVKLDRVQPLTVQNGTPSAARLALHLQEVMRGLRVLGGLGLTQTGTYNKAGLGKLNKLLPALEEPGFWLAAAQQLGLLRLDVSGKQVQVCPEQERALAQAGPQHLVNRLAALVGVLDMPEDQAHRLPHAGALRSCLLAVLRDLPGSITEPELLRLLGTVAPLELRLQLRDYRAAPNPQAWADWFGATLRGTMIDFGLVTLEDRDGQVVVTPGEALGTSTASPGASAPASVAAQAPVSALPAWILQPNFELLVYPAHLQPHQFAILYAAEAVRFDAQTATYRLTRDSVYAALEGGLSQADLLAGLQSGSATPLAPSVQSTIRDWAARRERLTVHRGVTLLEYPTRSQRDAALSSGGTAIGETLLMLAPGQKVGPGVSVLKYDQAPPKPLKFNDDGTFTITGALDFLTRQLLEGRIAAAGQDRYTLRPALAGSLPVSFLNDLEARSSGRLPGLLRLQLGVWSGQTPPPRVAAVTLLQHPQAQALAQYPTLKGLIGGTVGPNLCMVQPGQEQALELALGALGLTPQHEILAPQGAASDLLMITDTRKKREFLEEAIRSGHNLLIQYNEEKSIGGWYSSRTTPGKRRLDEFQLVRIDRAGATPYLEAQNLKSGEQERIRIQYITGMALR; encoded by the coding sequence ATGAGCGCCCCGAATTCGTCTCTGAGCCACTCGGCCCTGGACCCCTCTCCTCTACACCTGGAGGACATGGCCGACGTCTTCGGAACAGGACACTTCAACCGGGTGGCTAGGCGCTACAGCGGTGAGAAGGGAATCAACGGCAAGGCCGCCGCCCGGGAGGCACTGAGCCGGACCTTTGCCGATGCCAGACGCTTGGACGCACTGGCCGCCAGCCTGCATCCCACCGAGCTGCAACTGCTGGGTGAACTTCGTCGGCACGGCGGGGCCATGGACGGCTGGGCGCTGTACACCTTCGCGCGGCTGCGTGGACTGAAGGCGCCGCCGGTCAAGCTGAGTCCCTCCTCGTCGAATCTCTTCGAGGGGTACCAGGGCGCTGATTTTCCCGGAGCCGATCTGATCTGGTCGCTGTTCGCCGACGGCCTGCTGGTTCCGGTGTCGGTTCCCAATCATTGGTTGCGCGATTCTTACGCCTATTATCGCCACCGGCCCTTCCCGAACCTGCCGGCAACCTGGGTGCTGGCCGACCCTCGCCTGCTGACGCATCTCCCCCCGGTCGAGACTGTGCCCTTGACCGTCAAACTGGACCGAGTGCAGCCGCTCACGGTGCAGAACGGAACCCCATCGGCCGCGAGGCTGGCGTTGCACCTTCAGGAGGTGATGCGGGGCCTGCGGGTGCTGGGCGGCCTGGGCCTCACCCAAACGGGGACCTACAACAAAGCGGGCCTGGGCAAACTGAACAAACTGCTGCCTGCCCTGGAGGAGCCCGGGTTCTGGCTGGCCGCAGCACAGCAGCTGGGCCTGCTGCGACTGGACGTGTCGGGCAAACAGGTGCAGGTCTGCCCGGAGCAGGAACGGGCCCTGGCCCAGGCTGGCCCACAGCATCTGGTGAACCGTCTGGCGGCGCTGGTTGGCGTTCTGGATATGCCGGAAGACCAGGCACACCGCCTGCCGCATGCCGGGGCGCTGCGCTCGTGTCTGCTGGCTGTGCTGCGCGACCTGCCCGGGTCCATCACCGAGCCCGAGCTGCTGCGGCTCCTAGGTACGGTCGCTCCGCTGGAGCTGCGCCTGCAACTTCGTGACTACCGCGCCGCGCCGAATCCGCAGGCCTGGGCCGACTGGTTCGGTGCCACGCTGCGCGGCACCATGATCGATTTTGGTCTGGTGACCCTGGAGGACCGGGACGGACAGGTGGTGGTGACGCCGGGCGAGGCGCTGGGCACTTCGACAGCCAGTCCCGGGGCCAGTGCACCTGCCAGCGTCGCTGCACAGGCCCCCGTGTCAGCGCTGCCCGCCTGGATTCTGCAACCCAACTTCGAGCTGCTGGTGTATCCTGCCCACCTTCAGCCGCATCAGTTTGCCATCCTGTACGCCGCCGAGGCAGTGCGCTTCGATGCCCAGACCGCCACCTACCGCCTGACCCGGGACAGCGTGTATGCCGCGCTCGAAGGCGGCCTGAGTCAGGCAGACCTGCTGGCTGGCCTGCAATCGGGTTCGGCCACTCCCTTGGCGCCCAGCGTGCAGAGCACCATTCGGGACTGGGCAGCGCGCCGCGAGCGCCTGACGGTGCATCGGGGGGTGACGCTCTTGGAATACCCCACCCGCAGCCAGCGCGACGCCGCGCTCAGCTCAGGGGGGACGGCGATCGGTGAGACCCTGCTGATGCTCGCTCCAGGGCAGAAGGTCGGACCCGGCGTCAGCGTCCTGAAGTACGATCAGGCGCCCCCGAAACCCTTGAAATTCAACGATGACGGAACATTCACCATCACCGGCGCACTGGATTTCCTGACCCGCCAACTTCTCGAGGGCCGCATCGCGGCTGCGGGCCAGGACAGGTACACCCTCCGCCCCGCCCTGGCGGGCAGTCTGCCTGTCTCCTTCCTGAACGATCTGGAGGCGCGCAGCTCTGGCCGGCTGCCCGGCCTGCTGCGCCTTCAGCTGGGCGTTTGGAGTGGTCAGACGCCGCCACCACGCGTGGCAGCCGTGACGCTTCTTCAGCATCCACAGGCACAGGCCCTGGCACAATACCCCACTCTGAAAGGCCTCATCGGCGGCACTGTTGGCCCGAACCTGTGTATGGTGCAACCTGGACAGGAACAGGCCCTGGAGTTGGCCCTGGGCGCCCTGGGCCTAACCCCCCAGCATGAGATTCTTGCTCCACAGGGCGCCGCCTCTGATCTGCTGATGATCACCGATACCCGCAAAAAGCGCGAGTTCCTGGAAGAAGCCATTCGTAGCGGCCATAACCTGCTGATCCAGTACAACGAGGAAAAGAGCATTGGCGGCTGGTACAGCAGTCGGACGACGCCGGGCAAACGTCGTCTCGATGAATTTCAGCTTGTGCGGATTGACCGTGCCGGCGCCACACCGTATCTGGAAGCACAGAACCTGAAAAGCGGTGAGCAGGAGCGGATTCGCATTCAGTACATTACGGGGATGGCGCT